A single Penaeus chinensis breed Huanghai No. 1 chromosome 42, ASM1920278v2, whole genome shotgun sequence DNA region contains:
- the LOC125047861 gene encoding LOW QUALITY PROTEIN: CBY1-interacting BAR domain-containing protein 1-like (The sequence of the model RefSeq protein was modified relative to this genomic sequence to represent the inferred CDS: deleted 1 base in 1 codon), protein MFSSSSDNLSKVHTNQTKFMQERIAGVEKHFGQICTSLGAYTRKTARLRDKGDEVSTALLRYGEVENLNKSLRSSLCETADTLAAVQDFRNVEVERLESRVVGELALYEGGCKSAREELKRSFNTRQQEMNHRRNLERAKSRHPQNRQQIAIAETKLQKATVEAKRAVRNIEEQMDQFEQRKVTDLKRILKEFIQTELAFHAKAVELYTKAYNQISNIEEEEDLEEFRNALKGDAAARAEVLGVGRGSSLSPVIKGPREKTDSSKKRDPKKMMEKLKIEDYEEINGDTSEED, encoded by the exons CATGCAAGAAAGAATAGCTGGCGTGGAAAAGCATTTTGGTCAGATCTGCACTTCCCTCGGGGCCTACACAAGGAAAACGGCACG CTTAAGGGACAAAGGAGATGAAGTATCTACAGCCCTTCTACGCTATGGAGAGGTGGAAAATCTTAACAAAAGCCTGCGATCATCTCTCTGTGAAACGGCAGACACTTTAGCTGCTGTTCAAGATTTCAG AAATGTTGAAGTGGAGAGATTAGAATCAAGGGTTGTTGGAGAGCTCGCTCTGTATGAGGGGGGGTGTAAATCGGCCCGAGAGGAACTGAAAAGGAGCTTTAACACCAGGCAGCAGGAAATGAACCACAGAAGAAACCTGGAGAGAGCCAAGAGTAGACACCCACAGAATAGACAGCAgatt GCAATTGCAGAAACAAAGCTCCAGAAGGCCACAGTTGAAGCAAAACGAGCG GTGAGAAACATTGAAGAGCAGATGGACCAGTTTGAACAGAGAAAAGTGACAGATTTGAAGAGAATACTGAAGGAGTTTATTCAG ACTGAACTAGCCTTCCATGCTAAAGCTGTGGAGCTTTACACAAAGGCCTATAACCAGATCTCCaatatagaagaagaggaggatctTGAG GAATTCAGAAATGCCTTGAAGGGAGATGCTGCAGCAAGAGCCGAAGTGCTAGGAGTTGGAAGGgggtcctctctttctcctgttataAAGGGTCCTCGAGAGAAAACCGACTCCTCAAAAAAG cGAGATCCCAAgaaaatgatggaaaaattgAAGATAGAGGATTATGAAGAAATTAATGGAGATACAAGTGAAGAGGATTAG
- the LOC125047760 gene encoding piggyBac transposable element-derived protein 4-like gives MIESSDSDSEEDVPRRRIETKAAGQKRKRPRHLPSTISPDNIATPSTGLATSTPGPSGYSVPLAVGDSDPHSSTAAHAATPPAVPAATPATAPAATPTTTPAAPAVPAPTPATAPAAILATTPAAPRGQRRQRADDGELLVTFNSATVKSNSGYTWHTSPQVAAARRTPARNIVVSSRPGPTQAASQCTTPEECFHLFMSTTIVDLIVDFTNKKIDDVATKYKRKTATVQHTTAAEIHALLGVLIFSGYRKDNHLNTRELWCSEVGALFYKAAMSEVRFNYLLYCLRFDDIGTREQRRATDKFAPVREMWDMFMANCEDNYTPHENLTVDEQLLAFRGKSPFKMYNPNKPAKYGIKIVMVNDVQSKYLLQAIPYLGKAGTTTRHGLTLGHMFTKDLTSRYQNTNRNVTTDNWFTSVPLIQDLLTIGLTLVGTVRANKPEIPPVMREKKDRRPGSSAFLFTDDMTLVSYVPNTQTTKKNVLLLSSMHTQQVVNDVTGKPNIIEFYNETKGGVDTFDQMCATYTCSRKTNRWPLCVFFGMVNASVINSWIIYKANNPTLGRKELHRRKFMHGLALQLIKPSARERMNNPSQHRQVKLAIRQVCSLNLPSGTAAGAGASAAEMRNPMVRCTKCDSKADKKTRFRCHSCRQPVCPSHYFPYCCDCL, from the coding sequence ATGATAGAAAGTTCTGACAGTGACTCAGAAGAAGACGTCCCACGCCGCCGCATAGAAACAAAGGCGGCTggtcagaagaggaagaggcctaggcacctcccctccaccatctcacctGATAACATCGCCACCCCCTCTACTGGCCTTGCCACCTCTACTCCTGGCCCTAGTGGCTACTCTGTTCCACTTGCCGTTGGTGATTCGGATCCACATTCTTCTACTGCTGCCCATGCTGCAACCCCTCCTGCTGTCCCTGCTGCAACCCCTGCTACTGCTCCTGCTGCAacccctactactactcctgctgctcctgctgtCCCTGCTCCAACCCCTGCTACTGCTCCTGCTGCAATCCTTGCTACTACTCCTGCTGCTCCCCGAGGACAACGGCGACAACGTGCAGATGATGGGGAGTTGCTAGTAACTTTTAACTCGGCAACTGTGAAAAGTAACTCTGGTTATACGTGGCACACAAGCCCACAGGTGGCTGCCGCAAGAAGGACACCAGCTCGCAATATTGTGGTGTCAAGTAGGCCAGGTCCCACACAAGCAGCTTCTCAATGCACCACACCTGAGGAGTGTTTTCACCTGTTTATGTCCACTACAATTGTTGATCTTATTGTGGACTTTACTAACAAGAAAATTGATGATGTTGCCACAAAATACAAGAGGAAGACAGCAACTGTACAGCACACAACAGCTGCAGAGATACATGCCCTTCTAGGTGTTCTAATATTTAGCGGCTACCGCAAAGATAACCACCTAAATACTAGGGAATTGTGGTGCTCTGAGGTAGGGGCTTTGTTCTACAAGGCAGCAATGTCTGAGGTCAGATTCAATTATCTGCTATACTGCCTCAGATTTGACGACATCGGCACACGTGAGCAGAGGCGGGCCACAGACAAATTCGCTCCGGTCAGGGAAATGTGGGACATGTTCATGGCAAACTGTGAGGATAATTACACACCTCACGAGAACCTCACAGTTGATGAACAGTTGCTTGCTTTTAGGGGAAAGTCCCCTTTTAAAATGTACAACCCTAATAAGCCAGCAAAGTATGGGATAAAAATCGTTATGGTGAACGATGTCCAAAGTAAGTACCTGTTGCAAGCTATTCCCTACCTAGGAAAAGCAGGTACAACAACAAGGCATGGGCTGACGCTGGGCCACATGTTCACCAAAGATTTAACCAGCCGCTACCAGAACACGAACAGGAATGTGACAACAGATAATTGGTTTACGTCTGTGCCCCTCATACAGGACCTCCTGACTATTGGGCTGACATTGGTGGGCACAGTCAGGGCCAACAAGCCAGAAATCCCACCTGTCATGAGGGAAAAGAAGGACCGCAGACCCGGGAGTTCAGCATTCCTCTTCACAGACGATATGACACTCGTATCATACgtgccaaacacacaaacaacaaagaagaatGTGCTCCTCCTTTCAAGTATGCACACACAGCAAGTAGTGAATGACGTCACCGGAAAGCCTAACATCATTGAATTTTATAATGAGACAAAAGGAGGGGTCGACACGTTCGATCAAATGTGTGCAACATATACTTGCAGCAGAAAAACAAATAGGTGGccattgtgtgttttctttgggATGGTCAATGCAAGTGTCATTAACTCCTGGATTATATACAAGGCAAATAATCCAACGCTAGGACGCAAGGAATTGCACAGGAGAAAATTCATGCATGGACTGGCCCTGCAACTAATCAAGCCCTCAGCGCGGGAACGGATGAACAACCCGTCTCAGCATCGCCAGGTGAAGCTGGCCATAAGACAGGTGtgctccctcaacctcccctctgGCACAGCTGCAGGTGCTGGAGCATCGGCAGCCGAGATGAGGAACCCTATGGTCCGTTGCACGAAGTGTGACTCCAAGGCAGACAAGAAGACACGTTTCAGGTGTCACAGCTGCCGCCAACCTGTCTGCCCGAGCCACTACTTCCCCTACTGCTGTGATTGCCTCTAA